ATAAATTCAGCATAGGTTAAAAACCTTTCCTAGTTGATCTTCCTTCCTTCTCTCCGCTATTCTTTAAGTTGAATTCTTGCCTAAGCAGGTTATAGGGCATACTTTCTGCTTTATAGTCAATCAATTAACCTAGTGATATTGGATATTGGATATATATTTCCTTTTGCAAATATGCATGTTATGATTTTCAGGGACAAAGTTCTTTGTAGTTTGTGAACCTGGGACACAGCACATGGAGGCTCTCTTGAAAGTTGTTTATGAGCTCTACACTGATTATGTTTTGAAGAACCCCTTTTATGAGATGGAGATGCCCATACGATTCGAACTCTTTGACATCAACCTGACACAGGCAGTACAGAAGGATCGTGTTGCGCTTTTGGGGCGATAAGCTGTCCTGGAACCGTTATCTTACCAAAATGTCAACATCTCTTATCTTCATCCGTACACTTTTGATGGAAGATTGCTATCAAGTTTGTATAATCCTGTGTATTGGGATATCATCAAGCTCCTTTGTTTAGCTCATAAGTGCTGAATTATTTATAACATATGATGATTTCTGGAGTTGCTTCTCCCaattaacatttataaaattaatgaaaaaatccTTTGAATTATTTGTTTGTTATTGTTTTTCAATCTTTATCTAGGAAGAAGTTACAGCAGGGGAGATATTATGAATGAAACATTCATAGTGAATCATTTGcattcattcaaaaattaaattatatatattatgattttagtattatatattatgattttagtaaattcatataagaatatttaatattaaaaattttattaaattatatatttttatctaattatatttaataataattttaaattatattttgtagtattatatattatgattttagtaaattcatataagaatatttaatattaagaattttattaaattatatatttttattaaattatatttaataataattattttaaattatattttatattattatatattatgattttagtaaattcatataagaatatttaatattaagaattttattaaattatatttaataataataactttaaattatattttatagtattatatattatgatttaataaattcatataagaatatttaatattaagaattttattaaattatatattttaattaatatatatttaataataattatgttaaaatatgattaaattatttattattgatattaataatattattaaaatttaataacaataacaataatcatttacctaaacaaatttctgctaagggtattctagtcattttagttttttcccttatgctattacacctccattccattcaaccaaacacaagaatactattacgcctctattccattacattcaaccaaacaattgaattgctATTACGTCTCTATtgcattacgcctctattccattacacctctattccattacgcctctattccaatacaaCGAACCAAACGtgttagtattttattattatttggtattttaaaatttatataaggTGAGATTTGAATTTATACcatcaatatttttaatttttttattacttcaatcaaagttttttttctataagtattttatatttgagatttatttcatctaattatttgatatttgtaaatactttatatatataaatatatatcaaatattttacaaaaattagcGATAAACATGAAATGGTACATCAGAATGGAATAGTATCAATACGTATCAGTACTAGTTAAAAACAGTACGTCCACCAATATGGTATTGACTATCTTGAAAATAGTACGAATGTCAAATTATTTAGGGAAATAATGCGTTTTGTGCCACATAAGTTGCCCAGTCAGCCAAACCTGcttgccttttttttttaattgctcACTATTGAATCCAAATAGTTGAAATTGATATACCGGATAAATTAGgcttatatgttatttttttaatttgccttttaggttttttttttaaattagagatATAAGTCATTATTTAAGAGTGTAAAAGTGCGCCCATTTGGACGCACTTTTCTCCAACAGTCATTTCCCCAATGATTTTTTCAACATTGgcaacaataaatttttttaaaggccAACGGTAATTTTTTTTCCCTATTAACACTAGgccatttttcattcttttcattttttcaactctctttattctctctaaactctcaattctctcaattttctcaaattttgttcTAAATTTTTTGATACACTTGTTTGAAAAtaatatagtttttttaattatttcgtatattattcatttcaattaaattttcacgAATGACAAGCTCTCTGATTTGTTTCGATGACAAGCACATTTCTATCGCTCAAGCGTTAATGgtaagacaaaattttaaattttttttatttttaattaagttaaatttaaagtttttattttttaaaatactttaaaataatttattttgtcaatataaataaatagacgATCATGTTTTGAAGGGGTTCATACATAACTTGTCAAAAAGCACAGACATCGGAATTCGTGGCAAGACGCGGGATTCTTCCTGCATCTCGTATGCTCATGGATGCAAACTCGATCTACACTCATCAGCgcattggtggaaagatggaggcctGTGGCTTACACTTTTCTTCTTCTATGCGGTAAGTGTATAATCACACTCAATGATGTAGCTTTACAACTCGGTTCACCAGAGGATGGGCTAATCATCACGAGGTCAACAGTCTTTCCCCGTAAAAGGACCTTTGCAAGGGATTTTTGGGGAAGGTGTCGAACAAGTTTCAAGGTGGTCAGATAGGTATGAAGTGGTTGGAAACTAGTTTCAAATATCTTCCTCCGAATGTGCTCGACGTCGTTAAAGAACAATACGTCTGAGTATTCATCCTGAGGTTAAACAAGGGCATTTTAATGCCTAGTAAATCATAAAATTTGGTACATATAAGGTGGCTATTACACATAGTTGACTTCAAAGAATGCAAAGGACTTAGTTAGAGATCAGCTGTCTTGGCCATGTTGTACTGGAAGTTGTGTCGGGTGATGAAATCGGATAAGATGTCAATCAGTGGTTGTCTACTCTTACTGCTGTCATAGGCATGGTGATGGCTTCCATTTTTATGTCCCCAAGTGAGCGACCATTATACGTTCCCATTGATGACAATGtaaaatcatttgacaataataTGTACTAATATAGTAgatgttgtttatttattatatgtttgaattaacatatcgCTTGAATAGGTGGAATTATGGGCCAAGTTACGTGGGACTATTGGAGTAGCTCGAAGATATCCGACTGTTGTTAGATCAACACTCCAAAGCCAAGGTAAGTTACTGATTTTTTTCAAACCTATAATAATTATGCAATGATTTGGAAGTTAAAATCTCATACATAATAGAATTTATAATTGTGCACTAGAGTTTGAATGGATGCCATACGTCGATCTGGATATTATAGAATATTTCCTGCTAGAATTTTTGGCCATTTAGAGTATGTGGGACACGAAGGTGCCATTGATAGTGTACGCGATGGTGAAGATGCATGAATCAGATTGAGTGATGTGATAGTTCGAGCGGAGGTAAAAAATTTCGCCGCCACCATGAGACATGGAAGCATTGCACAAGCTAGATATGTGGGAGGAGATCGACAAGAATTGACAAGATTACAAGAAGGAGTACATAGACATTTGGGATCGTAAGATAAAATTCTTACCCATTCGCGAACACTTTTTCTCATCAGACATGATGGCCTGTTTGGAGTACATGACTTGGTTCAAAGTCGCCGGTAAGCCTTATCTGCTATCGGTGTAGGTGAGGAGTAGGCAACTTCTTCAAAAGAGTATGCTTTTTTTATAACTGAGGTTATAAGCAAATGACGCATCCCCTTAAATATAGAACTGATGCATTCAGTTAGGTTCATTGTCGTGTGCCTGTACTGTAGACCCTCGTCATATGATTGCATCTACTATTCAAAGGGTATGTTGGCGAGGTAGTATGGAATTGATGCATTCCACTACATCTTCTTCCTCATCTGTGCTTTATTGTCATCTTCAACCAAAAGATTTGATGCACCATCGTCGGATCCAGTCGTAGGGAGTAAGTCATCAATTTTTCTCTACCCCATGTGTTTGGCAAAATCTACACTAGATTGCAAACTGATGTAGGTTGATGGCCCTTCGATATAAGTGCTTTCGCTTCAGGACATCGATCCAATAAAGTTGAAATCAAACGTACTGACTAAGTGTCGTGTCTGAGTGTCGAGGTTTAGGTTACGCTCATACCCCGACTGATAATGGCCATCAGAGTTTAAATTACTGTCAGAAACCAAAGAATGTCTGCCCATTAATGCTTCGAGAACATCATAATAGGAGCTTTGTAACAAACCAGTGAACTCACCGCACAATCGTGTAGTAGGACTTTCTATTTCAGCTTCGGTTCCAACATTAGCTGCAAAAGTGGTTGAATATGGACTAGCTCCATCAGctcaatttaaaatgaattagatattttgaaaaaaagattCAAATGGTAATCTAAATAAATGCAAACGACACTCACAACTCAACGCTTCAATGTTAGTTATGAATTTGATGCGTGCCTAAGTTCTAAATATTTCAATACTTTAATAGCAGAAAAGAACAAGGAGAGAAGGAATGTGTAATTCAAAATTTGTTTCTGAATACGCATTTTCATTGAATAATGAAACTCTTTTTAGTGCTCGAAAACACATTTCACAGATCAAATAATTTTATCAGATGTGTGCTTCAAAGGGTATTAAATGTCTCAAAACGTGATTCAAATTTTACTCGGGATTCCCCGGATCAGGTACTTTTTTGGTAGGCTTTAATGGAAATGTAAAGAAAACTTGTCTAGCTAGGCGAGCTTCCCCACTGACAAGATAGGAAAGCTTGCCTAGCTGGATGAGTTTTTTTAACATCTACACTAAAACCTGCAAAAAAGTACTTTAACCTCGAGAAGTTTTTAGACGATTTTAAGTACATTTTGAAGATGTTTAATGAAAACACTAGTCCTGCGACGTGTTTTCGACcacaaatatttttttctttgcaaTTTCACCCCTCCCCCACGCCTATAAAAGGGGTTCCCCCTCCATGCTCCATCATCCTTATAAAACATCATCTCTCTCAGCCTTCATCCCTCCACTTTACAATATTTCTCTCTCTCGATTTTCTTCCCCGCTTCAGTGTTAAAATTTTTtgtcattaataaaatttttggtttaaggTATTCTTGAGTTATCGGTGACGCGATATTgttctaagaagctcacatttcatatatcTTACCGAGATGAGACCATTACCTCTGAAACATATCCTGCGGAAATCTGGTTTCAAGATATTTTGCTTTATATGGTCACTAGTGGAAATTTACGTAGAGGTCTCAATCGACAACCGTTATGTTGTCATGGATCAGAGTATAATGGGGGAGCCAGCTGGCGGTCGTTATGCGAGCACGAGCTTAAACTTTTTGGATACCCAAAGAAAAGAACTATTCAGTTTATTTGATATTGACCTCACTTAAATTTAAAGATGACTAGTTGGAAATAGACATCTTTGGTTTACATTGCATGTAATTTCTATGCTACACATTCATgattgatctatgtcatttgactatatttgtatatgtgaCCATTGACGAGTTTAGTCATGATTAATGCTTTAATCCTATATGGATAGTCGATGGATGATATTGTTATAGAATACCTGTtatatatgatatcaaatttTGAGCTCATATGGTTGTACAATTAGGAAACATATGTTgcccaagtgggagattgttggattaAGATTCTCAATTATGGGcacatatatataatgtataatacTATTATAAAGTGTGATACAAAATTAAGTGACCAATTATGTTATAAGTGTCATATGTCTTAAAGTGTCATGGAAATAATGTGTAGATACCATAAgtagtatttataatttgatgatGGGCCAAATTATAAATACCCAAAATTGATTTAATgatcaattattttaaaaagagGTAGTGGTCCccaagaaatatatatataccgtATTTCTTTTCCATCCCATCAGATAGTTATACAAAGAGAAATTATTTTCCTAAAAGATTAAAACTTTCTGGGGAATTTCCAACAATAGTTTCATGTACACTTCCTCATATagttttgtttttaatgatttgataTGACAGATCCTAATTTATAGTTTTAAGTTTACATTAGATTTTTACGGTTCTAACACgcagtaaaaaaataattacaaaatttcacaacttttgatataatttataaaaaaaacaaaaaaaaatgctttATTCTCCTTTCTCCTTCCTCCCGCACTTGTGTGTTTAATAGGTTTtgcattaatattaaaaatatatatattaccattAATAGAGAAAGCAAACAGCTAGAAGGGATGACACCATTTCTTTTATCTTCTTTTACTGTGATAACTAGTTGCATggattaggggtgagcattcgatcaaatcgaataaaaatttttgagttaattaagttaacgggtcctattttatcatcttaactcgatttaaattttttcgaatcaagttGAGTGAAACGAAATTCGAGTCAAGTCGAATCAAATGAAATTGTTCAGTTAACTTAagaattaaatatgtaaaattaaaatattattacagtataactaaatacatgttagagcgcataaatttgaaaccatatatatatttgaaaacctttttaaagtaaaaaagaaaaaaagaaaaaaaaagaaaccttattatgataaacttgaataattattattttagaaagttttaaaatttttattttctttatatttataattttttaaaaaatttataaattttttaaaaatataaaatttgaaatttttataaatattttaatttttttttaatttttgttaagggagagaccaatttgttcattttcaagaTTAACAAagaccaaaagggtatttacaccaatctattattcaaattattcgagttattagAATTGTAAAGTTCAACACGACTCGAACTTGAAAttcgaattacttattcgagcTGACTCGAAAAATTTAAATAACTCGATTTAATTAAccagaaatttaattttttcgaatcaaattaTTTCTACTCACCACAACCTCACACTTATcgctaaaatataatattttattccaAAGGTGAGACGTGTTAGGATCCCATTTAAAAAGATTACATTGTAGTGTTTACCAAATTTATGGCTTAAAAAGATTCGCTTTAATAAAGAAACTGAAATCATTTTTATTCcctataaaaaattttcattataatttgattattttttacttaataaattgtTAATTGAATAAATCCAATCTGATTTTTATGAACCCAAAAATTGCACTAGTTGtgatattaataaattatgattttatgttATTTGCGAACAACATATTACCCAATCCAAGAATTTAATATATGATTTGTCCCATACTGTAAAACCCAATTTTTGCCCGCACTCAATAAAACTGTCCAGTTTTGTTACAAAAATACAAGCCCAATTACCAAACAAAATTCAAAGCCCAAAATCAACCCAATCCAATTACAAACCCTAGCCcaacaaagaaaaaaacaaaacaacaaaaaaacctAGCCCCTTTGTCCAGTGCTGCACGCCAGCTGCTTACGCTGTACTACCACCGCGTGCCAGCATACCACTCCAGCTCTCTTCCGTACCTGCGAAAAAACAGACAAACAACAGCAGAGAATAGCAGCACATAagaacaaaagaacaaaaaaaaaagaaaattgttgTAGTTaatattcggctataaagccatgaACAACCTCTTTGTATTTTTACGCGCACAATAGCAATCAAAAATCAGAGtgcaaagttaaaaaaaagagGTGCTTCTTTTAGTTTTTTGAAATAAGTAGAGAAACATTAGAAACCTTACCGATCGATTTTGCTTTCCCCTCCGTCAAACGCTGCCAATATTCGAAAACCTAATAACCCATAGGGGTTCTAATGAGGTTTCAAATGGCGTGGAGGTTGCTGTGTTTTCATTTGCTTTTTTTCCCTTCTATTTCTAAACCaaatcgattttaaaattttttagcgTCTTTAAAAAAGAAATGGGGACAAGAGGGATCAAAGGGGGGTTGAAAAGGGTTGATTTTGGATACCCCGGCCGCCATCTACTGCGGAGCTATAGCGGAACCACAGCTGAGGCTCGCCGTGCCCCTTAGCTAGATTCTAGGTTTCCCCCAGAGAGAAACCAAAACccctttccccttttttttttaaaaaaacatggaaagaatgaagtctaaaaaaaaaatttgactttTATTAGCCATAGCAAACGACGTTGTGTAGGGCCTGTTTCAGTGGCCTCAAAATGGCGTTGTTTTGAGCCTATGACCCGAAATTCGACCCTAACCCGCTTAgcatccgcgtgtttttggaccaAGGGTCTATTTGTGCCCTCAGTCCTTCCACTTTTGAGGCTATTTTCGATTGGGTCCCCATTTAACTTTCTTTTATCTTTCGATTTTACCCCTGAATTCTTTTTCAGTTTTATTTGGGTCCCATAAAGAACGACGTCATTTTTAGAGCAGAGTATATTTCTCCATTCGGTCCTCAATATTATCTACGCGTTATGATTTGGGCCTAAcactatttttattatgatttctccccttaaattttgtttaatttgcaATTTAGCCTACTTTTTATcccttacttttatttttaattttacacttatattttaattcagtatttcatttatttattcattttcaaacatttttatttatttatcgaaTTGCATTAGTTTtgattcatttattcatttatttttcctaTTGACTTGTTTGTTTTCATCcatgcctttatttttatttttttattactttacttttaataTTCTAATCATTCAtcattactattataattattattttatctaatatTATCCATTTACATGCGTTCTATTATAAATTTGcagctttaaattttatttacattCTATTTTAACTCTTTatgttcaaaatttttataaaccATTTTCCTTACATTCGTTTACgtacttatttatttgtttacttgTCTCATTTATGTTTTTTAGTATTTTCCCTTTTGGTATGTCGTTTCGTTTTTACTATCATTGTTATCAtcgttattatttatttgtttatttcattttatctTGATTGTTAATATTGATGTTAAATTGCATTATATGATTGTTGTTATTATGAATAATAAACCATTCATTAGTATATTGATATCTTTGTCATCCATAAGTATAATGTCTTATCCGaatgctattttttttatttttaaatgtcgcattaaattttacctaaatttataaaaagatgGATTctttaataaaggcaatatttcgtatttagaaattcgagagatcgtgctctaacgtactgggttttgatttttttttttcgtttgacccaaatgaccgaatattcttttaaaattaaaatgcatgagttttaaaaatcaaaagacaagcttattctcgagggtttAAAATGTCGTGTCTTAACGTACTGGATGTGGCATCTTATTACTTCAGgacaagaaggtctttaacatctgTTTCGATTTATTCAAGTAAATTCTTTGTAAAAATCAACATTAAAAAAGAAagtatcatatttttaaattcttttcaagttttcaactttcgacgtttagatattaattaattaattaggtaccaattttggacgttatgagggtgttaatccttcctcgcacgtaaccgactcttgaacccgttttctcgaatttcgtagaccaaaattgttgttttagtaaatcaaaacattttattaaaacgatcaatcgtaaggtgacccgatcacacctcataaagattggtggcgactcccacacatatatacattttcaaaataaatgccGACCccgtttaaaaaaaaaagggtttcgacagcttgacgactccactggggatttgcgtaacaccccgtacccgagaccgttgccggagtcggacacgaggggttcacagactaagttcgcttactattgcagtccattttaaaatttttccaggcagtcggctaactgcgtcactgtcaccttaaaaatcatatcttgagtttcacaactcgaaaatcagtttcgtgatttttccctgaaactagactcatatgcccatctacatatttttttctagaatttttggtcaggccaattaatacagtttattagtcaaagtctcccatgttacagggatcgactacactgacctttgcgcattacgacttggatatctccctgcacagagcttcaatactgatgccgtttgtttctatagaaactagactcagagaggaatctatacatatatggcatgactcctaattatctctggttaatttgtaatgaatttccaaattcggaacagggagtccagaacccgttctggccctgtcacacgagaacctgaatatctcttaacatactgtccatatgatcgtttcgttactttcctatgaaaatagattcattaaggttcgtttacataatttattcattatttaattccaatcctactatttttagttattttccaaatctacatcactgctgctgccagcatctgcctttaaggtagactttacctacttcatagtttccatgattcaactagcccttttagcataaatagcacaaattatgatagtgattaaccattccataccaaatgattataacattatgctcaaacatatataagccattttcgcatggctatatacattaaccaaaatattcctccgccactagtctattttatacatgccataagataatccaaaacatagcagtaccaaacagtggatagtgatagtgtgactagttgctgacgatccccgagcctgtagcttcgcaatgagatctataaaatagaggaaacagagtaaacggagtaagcattacaatgcttagtaagttttaagcagtgtcaacagataacaatcaaattataacatagttgttcgtatttttatttcactcttccttcgggcataccatccctttaccgaatacgcacatctcatagattgctctcgtatgcatcacataactaccttatgatttagtgcaaatcaatctcacatataaacttggagtacatacctgtttaacctttcgcattgaatatatttataagcaattcttattacgaagtcttacccggacataatctccacacgaagttatcgggtcttacccggacaaaatccccacacgtagtcatcgggtctttagagctcggatatagtacgagcacgaagcttacggacattaatcagtgataatattctcgcataaagcttgcggggttttaacccggatatagtactgacacaaatgcccttcgggacttatcacatttatacactttcacatccatcacgttggccactcggccctgtcacatatatatactttcacattcatcacatcggccattaggccttatcacatatatacactttcacattcatcacatcggccattaggccctatcacatatatatacactttcacattcatcacatcggccattaggccttatctcatatatacactttcacattcatcacatcggccattaggccttatcacgtatatacactttcacattcatcacatcggccattaggccttatcacatatatatacactttcacattcatcacatcggccattagg
The sequence above is drawn from the Gossypium hirsutum isolate 1008001.06 chromosome A05, Gossypium_hirsutum_v2.1, whole genome shotgun sequence genome and encodes:
- the LOC107931369 gene encoding insulin-degrading enzyme-like 1, peroxisomal, whose protein sequence is MTNYFFYVNTDCFEEALDRFAQFFIKPLMSANATMREIKAVDSENQKNLLSDAWRMNQLQKHLSLESHPYHKFSIGTKFFVVCEPGTQHMEALLKVVYELYTDYVLKNPFYEMEMPIRFELFDINLTQAVQKDRVALLGR